A DNA window from Acidobacteriota bacterium contains the following coding sequences:
- a CDS encoding TIM barrel protein, protein MNRRDFLSIASVSGAALLLNNKRIDARPSAQAKRKFKLKYAPHFGMFKNHAGQDPIDELKFMADQGFTAMEDNGMKGRSVELQERIGKEMARLGMTMGVFVATADFNNVTFASNKPEVREKFLQDVRDSVEVAKRVNAKWCTVVPGRFDLGMEWDYQTAIVIDNLKRCAEICEPAGLVMVLEPLNPWRDHPGLFLTKIPQAYLICKAVGSSSCKILFDMYHQQITEGNIIPNINKAWDEVAYFQVGDNPGRKEPTTGEVNYRNIFRHLHSKGFTGVLGMEHGNSKPGKEGEQAVIDAYVACDNF, encoded by the coding sequence AACAAACGGATTGACGCCCGCCCGTCCGCGCAAGCCAAACGCAAATTTAAGCTGAAATATGCGCCGCATTTCGGGATGTTTAAAAACCATGCAGGGCAAGACCCGATTGATGAGTTGAAATTCATGGCTGACCAGGGTTTTACGGCGATGGAAGATAACGGCATGAAAGGTCGCTCGGTCGAATTGCAGGAGCGCATCGGCAAAGAGATGGCGAGACTCGGAATGACTATGGGCGTGTTTGTCGCAACGGCTGATTTTAACAATGTGACCTTTGCATCGAATAAACCGGAAGTGCGGGAAAAATTTTTGCAGGATGTACGCGATTCCGTCGAGGTCGCCAAACGGGTCAATGCCAAATGGTGTACAGTGGTGCCGGGGAGATTTGATTTAGGAATGGAGTGGGATTATCAAACCGCGATTGTGATTGATAATTTAAAACGTTGCGCGGAAATTTGCGAACCGGCGGGATTGGTGATGGTGCTCGAACCCTTAAACCCCTGGCGCGACCATCCGGGATTATTCTTAACCAAAATTCCGCAAGCCTATTTGATTTGCAAAGCCGTGGGCAGCTCGTCGTGCAAAATTCTTTTCGATATGTATCACCAGCAAATCACCGAAGGCAATATCATTCCGAATATCAACAAGGCGTGGGATGAGGTGGCTTATTTTCAGGTCGGCGATAATCCCGGTCGCAAAGAACCGACCACAGGCGAAGTTAATTACCGCAACATCTTTCGCCATCTTCATTCAAAAGGTTTCACAGGCGTGCTGGGAATGGAACATGGCAATTCCAAACCCGGTAAAGAAGGCGAACAGGCAGTGATTGATGCATATGTCGCCTGCGATAATTTTTAA